A genomic region of Caldicellulosiruptor acetigenus contains the following coding sequences:
- a CDS encoding Rpn family recombination-promoting nuclease/putative transposase, translating to MCEKLPPKEHDTTFKFLFADKEEILLLVKDILHYTWADNIEEDTIELVKTNYVTQQFSQVEVDVVAKAKLKDKEVYFYILIENQSKVKREMQQKILKYMISLWAEEIRKGVQILPAIIPIVVYNGIGERWNVSTDLMEAFDIFKDDVFRYRVVDIIELDAKKLLEREEDVLTPIVFYLEQAREDRSELIGRLLEVEKNLKKLSKKNVDRFLEWSYHIIRPRLAEEQKSEYDGIAKRVKQEGVEAMGEFISNVARLLDEAKTKDFLAGKFEATIEFAKRLIQKGFSDEEVAELTDLQIEKVKELRKSMVN from the coding sequence GTGTGCGAGAAATTACCACCAAAAGAGCACGATACAACGTTCAAGTTTTTGTTTGCAGACAAAGAGGAGATACTTTTGCTTGTAAAAGACATACTGCACTACACATGGGCAGACAACATTGAAGAAGACACAATTGAGCTTGTCAAGACAAACTATGTAACTCAGCAGTTTTCGCAGGTTGAGGTTGATGTTGTAGCAAAAGCAAAACTAAAGGACAAAGAAGTGTATTTTTATATCCTGATTGAGAACCAATCGAAGGTAAAAAGAGAAATGCAACAAAAGATTTTAAAATACATGATAAGTCTATGGGCAGAAGAAATAAGAAAAGGGGTACAAATCCTGCCGGCAATTATACCGATAGTTGTGTACAACGGAATAGGTGAGAGATGGAATGTATCAACAGACCTTATGGAGGCGTTTGACATATTCAAGGATGATGTATTCAGGTACAGAGTAGTTGACATAATAGAGCTTGATGCGAAGAAGCTTTTAGAAAGAGAAGAGGATGTGCTGACACCGATAGTGTTTTATCTTGAGCAGGCAAGAGAAGACAGGAGTGAGCTTATAGGAAGGCTTTTGGAAGTTGAGAAGAACTTAAAGAAGCTGAGTAAAAAGAATGTAGACAGATTTTTGGAGTGGTCGTATCATATTATAAGACCGAGACTGGCTGAAGAGCAAAAGTCAGAGTATGATGGTATTGCAAAACGGGTTAAACAGGAGGGAGTGGAAGCTATGGGTGAGTTTATATCAAATGTTGCAAGACTTTTGGATGAGGCAAAGACAAAAGATTTTTTGGCAGGCAAATTTGAAGCAACAATCGAGTTTGCGAAAAGGTTAATACAAAAGGGTTTTAGCGATGAAGAGGTTGCAGAACTTACAGATCTTCAGATTGAAAAAGTTAAAGAGTTGAGAAAATCCATGGTAAATTGA
- a CDS encoding stage V sporulation protein S: MEVLKVAATSMPQKVANALAAIVKEQGEAELQAVGASAVNQAVKAIAIARGKVAPNGIDLYVIPAFADIVIDGEKKTAIKFIVKSR; this comes from the coding sequence ATGGAAGTTTTAAAAGTTGCTGCTACATCAATGCCTCAAAAAGTTGCAAACGCGCTTGCTGCAATTGTGAAAGAACAGGGTGAAGCAGAACTTCAGGCTGTTGGCGCATCTGCTGTAAACCAGGCTGTAAAAGCTATTGCTATTGCTCGCGGAAAAGTTGCTCCAAACGGCATTGACCTTTATGTAATCCCTGCATTTGCAGATATCGTCATCGATGGTGAGAAGAAGACAGCTATCAAGTTCATCGTAAAGTCAAGATAA
- a CDS encoding EAL domain-containing protein — MKRIRMLVNAVLAVIIVFFLSPAYASHTPVKFEVDKSYPPFSYTSGGRIYGFTIDLANLVFEPDKFKLELSSDTWNQVYKKLVEGKIDVAAPVAIVEERKKEVYFSKPIFTRHVGLYTSKEFSKNISLKNLEDFMVGVMQSDYTETFLKEKLGVNRYYTYPTIEDLIYALVDGKIDAALMSQEIANYFLVKNGLRDRAELKIKNIFTVKSAFAVSKKRPELVAYINQRLNFLTNKGIFDELYYNYFSTYSPEYYERKNRQIVISTLYLLLIILFAASMAIFVMTRINRRLEHGKQAYEKYAQLLAENANAIVLTLNLNGEIIYFNKFSQELTGYKNEEVVGKKWVDIFIPPHRREYIENLFKRIAEEKILNNHENEIVTKDGDIKWILWNNTLIESPYLNEPMIISTGLDITQIKKTQHLLEESYEEIEQTNQELINTLEILNKQSEALEEEKEKYKFLIENVSDCILELDFKEKKIEFYGKLKDIFDIEAIKSKNDFSAWLEFFHPEDRSAVFKKMQDAIFLHEENLEFEARILDKNRNWRWICAHVQIFYNVEGKPEKIIAVNIDWTAKKEYEQKIEYIAYYDALTSLPNRKLFEEVLEDFIKKAEEEKAQGAVILIDIDNFKDINDLYGHEAGDEYLKAVCQKVLEYLKSLNLNTFFARVGGDEFAVVLHGLAKKEEVIEVCTHLLNIFESEIYIEKLERDLFASASMGISFYPDDGRSVKEIFRNVDMALSSAKENGKNDFQIFLPFMLMKNLKKIEIEKGLKKAIETDQFELYYQPVINLKDMEIHSVEALLRWISPEKGMISPLEFIPVAEESGLIVKIGEMVIEKAFSDLKEWEKKGIDYLHMAINLSARQFKIKFFENMVQKLIERYSIDPRKISFEITETGAVENFDVSLKILSFLCQMGIKFLIDDFGTGYSSLVYLKRLPIGGVKIDRSFISELEFSKENKAIIEGIILMAHKLDLKVVAEGVETKRQLEILKEVGCDLAQGYLFSKPLPKAEVEKLLIARKITV, encoded by the coding sequence ATGAAAAGAATTAGAATGTTAGTAAATGCAGTTTTAGCTGTAATTATAGTCTTTTTCTTATCCCCTGCATATGCCAGTCATACACCGGTGAAATTTGAGGTTGACAAAAGCTATCCACCGTTTTCGTATACATCAGGTGGTCGAATCTATGGGTTTACCATTGACCTTGCAAACCTTGTGTTTGAGCCTGACAAGTTTAAACTTGAGCTTTCAAGCGATACATGGAATCAAGTTTACAAAAAACTTGTCGAAGGGAAAATTGATGTCGCAGCCCCTGTTGCCATAGTTGAAGAGAGAAAGAAAGAGGTGTATTTTTCAAAACCAATATTTACACGCCATGTGGGACTTTATACATCCAAAGAATTTTCGAAAAATATATCGCTTAAAAACCTTGAGGATTTCATGGTAGGAGTTATGCAATCTGATTACACAGAAACCTTTTTAAAAGAAAAGCTGGGCGTAAATAGATATTATACGTACCCTACAATTGAAGATTTGATTTACGCCTTGGTGGATGGAAAGATTGATGCTGCCTTGATGTCCCAGGAAATAGCCAATTACTTTCTTGTCAAAAATGGCCTGAGAGACAGGGCAGAGCTCAAAATCAAAAACATCTTTACTGTAAAAAGTGCATTTGCTGTGAGCAAGAAAAGACCAGAACTTGTTGCGTACATAAACCAGAGGTTAAATTTTCTTACAAACAAAGGTATATTTGATGAGCTTTACTATAACTACTTTTCTACATATTCACCTGAATATTATGAGAGAAAAAATAGGCAAATAGTAATTTCTACCCTGTATCTTTTGCTCATAATACTTTTTGCTGCATCTATGGCAATATTTGTAATGACAAGAATAAATAGAAGGCTTGAACATGGCAAACAGGCGTATGAAAAGTATGCCCAGCTTCTTGCAGAAAATGCAAATGCCATTGTACTAACTCTTAACTTAAATGGCGAGATAATTTATTTTAACAAGTTTTCTCAGGAGCTCACAGGCTACAAAAATGAAGAGGTTGTGGGCAAAAAGTGGGTTGATATTTTTATCCCACCGCACAGGCGTGAATATATAGAAAATCTTTTTAAGAGAATAGCCGAAGAAAAAATTTTAAATAACCACGAAAATGAGATTGTAACAAAAGATGGCGATATAAAATGGATTTTGTGGAACAATACCCTCATCGAAAGCCCATACTTAAACGAACCTATGATTATTTCAACAGGGCTTGACATAACACAGATAAAAAAGACGCAGCATCTTTTGGAAGAAAGCTATGAAGAAATTGAACAGACAAACCAGGAGCTTATAAATACATTAGAGATTTTAAACAAGCAGTCGGAAGCCTTGGAAGAGGAAAAGGAGAAATACAAGTTTTTGATAGAAAATGTCTCTGACTGCATCTTGGAGCTGGATTTCAAAGAAAAGAAGATAGAGTTTTATGGGAAACTCAAGGACATTTTTGATATTGAAGCTATAAAATCAAAAAATGATTTTTCAGCCTGGCTTGAATTTTTCCATCCTGAAGACAGAAGCGCTGTATTCAAAAAAATGCAAGATGCTATATTTCTTCATGAAGAAAATTTAGAATTTGAAGCGCGCATATTGGACAAAAACCGAAACTGGCGCTGGATATGCGCTCATGTTCAGATTTTTTACAATGTAGAAGGCAAACCTGAGAAGATTATTGCAGTAAACATTGACTGGACAGCAAAAAAAGAGTACGAGCAAAAAATAGAATACATTGCTTACTATGATGCTCTGACCAGCCTGCCAAACAGGAAACTATTTGAAGAGGTTCTGGAAGATTTTATCAAGAAAGCTGAAGAAGAAAAAGCTCAAGGAGCTGTAATACTCATAGACATTGACAATTTCAAAGACATAAACGACCTTTACGGGCATGAGGCAGGAGATGAGTATCTAAAAGCTGTGTGTCAAAAAGTATTAGAGTATCTCAAAAGCTTAAATCTGAATACATTTTTTGCAAGAGTTGGCGGTGATGAGTTTGCAGTAGTTTTGCACGGTCTTGCCAAAAAGGAAGAGGTAATTGAGGTTTGCACTCATCTTCTTAACATCTTTGAAAGTGAAATTTATATAGAAAAGCTGGAAAGAGACCTTTTTGCCTCAGCATCAATGGGCATATCCTTCTATCCTGACGATGGCAGAAGCGTCAAGGAAATATTCAGAAATGTTGACATGGCACTGTCTTCTGCAAAGGAAAATGGCAAGAACGATTTTCAGATTTTTTTGCCTTTCATGCTGATGAAAAATCTTAAAAAGATTGAAATTGAAAAGGGTCTCAAAAAAGCCATTGAAACTGACCAGTTTGAGCTTTATTATCAGCCTGTTATAAACTTAAAGGATATGGAAATTCATTCTGTGGAAGCGCTTTTGCGATGGATTTCACCTGAAAAGGGTATGATATCACCCCTTGAATTTATTCCTGTTGCCGAAGAGAGCGGGCTTATAGTAAAAATTGGAGAGATGGTCATAGAAAAGGCTTTTTCGGACCTCAAAGAGTGGGAGAAAAAGGGCATTGACTATCTGCACATGGCGATAAATCTTTCAGCACGGCAGTTTAAAATCAAATTTTTTGAGAACATGGTTCAAAAGCTCATTGAACGATATAGCATTGACCCGAGAAAGATTTCGTTTGAAATAACAGAAACAGGTGCTGTTGAAAACTTTGATGTGTCGCTCAAAATTTTAAGTTTTCTATGCCAGATGGGAATAAAGTTCTTGATAGACGATTTTGGCACTGGGTATTCGTCACTGGTTTATTTAAAAAGACTTCCAATTGGCGGTGTGAAGATAGACAGAAGTTTTATATCAGAGCTTGAATTTTCAAAAGAGAACAAGGCAATTATTGAAGGTATCATCTTGATGGCCCACAAGCTTGACCTCAAAGTTGTAGCAGAGGGCGTTGAGACAAAAAGACAGCTTGAGATTTTAAAAGAAGTAGGATGTGACCTTGCACAAGGGTATTTATTTTCAAAACCCCTGCCAAAAGCTGAGGTTGAAAAACTTTTGATAGCAAGGAAAATAACTGTCTAA
- a CDS encoding WYL domain-containing protein → MEIFLEAKSTFYKALEEIINNAYEKGTISQKEIYDILTRYNCNFQVIEDRLFAKNAQYQKNIYVLKQQDNKTYSLRIDSKIEPYVTNLEIMWLKFIMSSRYAELFLDKNTIEKIKKLKSSYVPSIDTNLIVPKNYSKILKRESVKDLSPKLKMITKSILEKRLLRYTYTTRQGETLKDVVGIPVKIQYSLKDDMFYVIFYSIEHRNFAKCIIQNLEDVRYEEGSFNREYVLKEYELYLRNAKAKQPIIIEVMNTRNALERAFCLFSSFEKSARFLKEKNKHKMKIYYYEFEEAEIISRILYLGRDVVVTQPQRIRESIISRVKNALKMYFDNEIV, encoded by the coding sequence ATGGAGATATTTCTTGAGGCAAAAAGTACATTTTACAAGGCTTTAGAGGAGATTATAAACAATGCATATGAGAAAGGGACAATTTCACAAAAGGAAATCTATGATATTCTCACCAGATACAACTGTAACTTCCAGGTAATTGAAGATAGGTTATTTGCAAAAAATGCTCAGTACCAGAAAAACATCTATGTGCTAAAACAGCAAGATAACAAAACCTACAGTCTCAGGATAGACTCTAAAATTGAGCCGTATGTTACAAACTTAGAGATAATGTGGCTGAAATTTATAATGTCAAGCAGGTATGCAGAGCTTTTCCTTGATAAGAATACAATTGAAAAGATAAAAAAGCTAAAAAGTAGCTATGTGCCGTCAATTGACACAAATTTGATTGTGCCAAAGAACTATTCAAAAATTTTGAAGAGAGAAAGCGTAAAAGATTTATCACCAAAGTTAAAGATGATTACAAAAAGTATACTTGAGAAAAGGCTTTTGCGATACACCTACACAACAAGACAGGGAGAGACTTTAAAAGATGTTGTTGGCATTCCTGTAAAGATTCAGTACTCTTTAAAGGATGACATGTTCTATGTTATATTTTACTCTATTGAGCACAGAAACTTTGCGAAGTGTATTATTCAGAACCTTGAAGATGTAAGATACGAAGAGGGAAGTTTTAATAGGGAATATGTTTTGAAAGAATATGAGCTGTATTTAAGAAACGCAAAAGCAAAACAGCCTATAATCATTGAAGTTATGAATACAAGAAACGCTTTAGAGAGAGCATTTTGCCTATTTTCTTCTTTTGAGAAGAGTGCGCGTTTTTTGAAAGAAAAAAACAAGCACAAGATGAAAATTTACTATTATGAGTTTGAAGAGGCAGAGATAATCTCAAGAATACTGTATTTGGGCAGAGATGTTGTTGTAACTCAGCCGCAGCGCATCAGAGAAAGTATAATCTCAAGGGTAAAAAATGCACTTAAAATGTATTTCGACAATGAGATAGTTTAA
- a CDS encoding helix-turn-helix transcriptional regulator, with protein MPPFNPFVNDFNKLRNFSRIVYLYGCYSREDAENFNIAKRTFDDELRRMRIFLGEEKYLIDEKDGKRKLPCIVEDFFKDVENPLVNIYFSKTSTALQTTLFFMTLQVLNAEHDKKASAGQILDKISQVLDRDVADADLESSLKRILKQMQQLGIIKYLKDEKVYLLCSQAKEVFKDFSIDEIKNIYISVLFFINSHVPSVPGWYLKESLEKYLLELGEKEFIENASSMFWFTYVPHHYILEEELVWKFLEAASNNKKLKVWYWLRKKNKKTEFVCLPVRIVYDVKLGRWYFLVAKEEEVLALPAWRVEKIEILQESFNPKQILPLANLIEKCFFVSVPKRKKGFEKITIRFKNPSNSSYNFVLARVKRELKNARINRVDEETFEVEYELSNIKEFKGWLRSFGERALVLGTTEASRKLREEMINEWKEILKNYGDIS; from the coding sequence ATGCCGCCGTTTAATCCGTTTGTTAATGATTTTAACAAGCTCAGAAACTTTTCAAGGATTGTGTATCTGTACGGATGCTATTCAAGAGAAGATGCAGAAAACTTTAACATTGCAAAAAGGACGTTTGACGATGAACTTCGAAGAATGAGAATATTCTTGGGCGAAGAGAAGTATTTAATTGATGAAAAAGATGGGAAAAGAAAACTACCCTGTATTGTCGAAGACTTTTTCAAAGATGTGGAAAACCCGCTTGTAAATATATATTTTTCGAAGACATCAACAGCCCTGCAAACAACACTGTTTTTTATGACCCTACAGGTATTAAACGCAGAACATGACAAAAAAGCATCAGCTGGTCAAATATTGGATAAAATTTCTCAGGTGCTTGACCGCGATGTTGCCGATGCAGACCTTGAGTCAAGCCTTAAAAGGATTTTAAAACAGATGCAGCAACTGGGGATTATCAAATATTTGAAAGACGAAAAAGTGTATCTTCTTTGTTCTCAGGCAAAGGAAGTCTTTAAAGATTTTTCGATAGACGAAATAAAAAACATTTACATATCAGTTTTGTTTTTCATAAACTCACATGTGCCGAGCGTGCCGGGCTGGTACTTAAAAGAGAGCTTGGAAAAGTATCTTTTAGAGCTTGGCGAAAAAGAGTTTATAGAAAATGCCAGTAGTATGTTCTGGTTCACATATGTTCCGCATCACTACATCCTTGAAGAAGAGCTTGTATGGAAATTTTTAGAGGCAGCATCAAACAACAAAAAATTAAAAGTGTGGTACTGGCTACGCAAGAAAAATAAGAAAACAGAATTTGTTTGCCTGCCTGTCAGGATTGTATACGATGTAAAGCTTGGCAGATGGTATTTTTTAGTTGCAAAAGAAGAAGAGGTTTTAGCTCTTCCGGCTTGGAGAGTGGAGAAAATAGAGATTTTGCAAGAGAGCTTTAATCCAAAGCAAATCTTGCCGCTTGCAAATCTTATTGAAAAGTGTTTTTTTGTATCTGTGCCCAAAAGAAAAAAAGGTTTTGAGAAGATTACAATCAGGTTCAAAAATCCGTCTAATTCTTCATATAACTTTGTGCTTGCGCGGGTTAAAAGAGAACTCAAAAACGCAAGGATAAACAGGGTGGATGAGGAGACATTTGAAGTTGAGTATGAGCTTAGCAACATAAAAGAATTCAAAGGATGGCTGAGAAGTTTTGGTGAAAGAGCCTTGGTACTTGGCACAACAGAAGCTTCAAGAAAACTCAGAGAAGAAATGATAAACGAATGGAAGGAGATTTTGAAAAACTATGGAGATATTTCTTGA
- a CDS encoding RNA-guided endonuclease InsQ/TnpB family protein, translated as MYKTQKNHIRCDKQTYRLLRILCHLSKNLYNYALYHVRQHYFRTQQYLRYESVYHLVKENENYRLLPSQVAQQTVQAVDEAFKSFFKLLATKKEGKIDWKVSPPKYLPKDGMFLLMFPKDQFKVKGDKLRLSLGRNFYREFGVRYLYFDLPAMVLGKRIKEVRILPKFHGRWFEIEYVYEEEEKNYNLDKSKYLSIDLGLDNFAAVVDTIGTAFLIEGRYIKSVNRWVNKERARLQSIYSKQGIKCGKKLAQISFKREHILNNFLNQAVSHIIKHCLNNQIGTVVVGEMKNIKQEIELGKVNNQNFESIPYEKFKRKLEAKCHFYGIWYVEVDESYTSQMCSRCGIVKKDNRKHRGLYVCSECGYVANADINGSINILRKVAGESALKQIVSSGCVNHPVRIRVA; from the coding sequence ATGTACAAAACTCAGAAAAATCATATAAGGTGTGATAAACAAACATACAGGTTGCTAAGAATTCTATGCCATCTTTCAAAAAATCTGTACAACTACGCTCTTTACCACGTTAGGCAACACTATTTCAGAACTCAGCAATATTTGCGATATGAAAGCGTATATCATCTTGTAAAGGAAAACGAAAACTACAGACTGCTTCCATCACAGGTTGCCCAGCAGACAGTACAAGCAGTAGACGAAGCTTTTAAGTCGTTTTTTAAACTACTGGCAACTAAGAAAGAGGGAAAAATCGATTGGAAAGTTTCTCCACCGAAGTATCTGCCCAAGGACGGAATGTTTCTTCTCATGTTTCCCAAAGACCAGTTCAAGGTAAAAGGGGATAAATTGAGATTGAGCCTTGGCAGGAATTTTTACAGGGAGTTTGGAGTAAGATACCTGTATTTTGACCTGCCAGCTATGGTTTTAGGCAAGAGGATAAAAGAGGTCAGGATATTGCCAAAGTTTCATGGCAGATGGTTTGAGATTGAATATGTGTATGAAGAGGAAGAGAAGAATTATAATTTAGATAAAAGCAAGTACTTATCTATAGACCTTGGGCTTGATAACTTTGCAGCTGTGGTTGATACCATCGGGACTGCCTTTTTGATAGAGGGCAGGTATATAAAGTCAGTTAACCGATGGGTTAACAAGGAAAGGGCAAGACTGCAATCAATTTACAGCAAGCAGGGAATCAAATGTGGCAAAAAACTTGCTCAAATTTCTTTCAAAAGAGAGCATATACTGAATAACTTTTTGAATCAGGCCGTGAGCCATATAATTAAGCATTGCCTAAATAATCAAATTGGCACAGTAGTAGTTGGAGAAATGAAGAACATAAAACAAGAGATAGAACTTGGCAAAGTGAATAATCAAAACTTTGAGAGTATTCCGTATGAGAAGTTTAAGAGAAAGCTTGAGGCAAAATGTCATTTCTATGGTATATGGTACGTAGAAGTAGATGAAAGTTATACTTCACAGATGTGCAGTAGATGCGGGATAGTAAAAAAAGACAATAGGAAACACAGGGGATTGTATGTATGCAGCGAATGTGGATATGTAGCGAATGCGGATATAAACGGTTCGATAAATATTTTAAGAAAAGTAGCTGGTGAGTCTGCTTTAAAGCAGATAGTCAGTAGTGGGTGTGTGAACCACCCTGTGAGAATAAGGGTAGCATAA
- a CDS encoding methyl-accepting chemotaxis protein yields the protein MKFFKLTFKKLSGSLKTRIMSWFVIISLIPIAIFLIFSLSLIQKDAEKEIKTRLESAKNVALQEIERLCKLSLDYSILISSNPELREAVAKKDHLKVIQIISPLASELGIHRIVVTDDKGILIGRSDVLSKFGDNLKDDYLVRCGLARLKYTSVQSEDGTVYVKSVSDIVTKMSANNMRVIGTIIVGYKLDKKFVENLTQLTKMDIAVFSSDLSRRISSSNSEKLIDSHNLQEILSGQYEYIAASTPKGDYHYILLPIRRSERMDVAGVLALVSKNGMVSNFIRASMRFSILLFIATLILVVIVSLFVSNRITKPIIKLAESAKKVASGSFDIQIKVEGSENDEISLLTQEFSRMVKNVRTYATNIEQTLSTTQQYVDRLNKIASDSAKTSRITSEQIKEIIALAENQKTAFEQTTQMVSELESQIQKMFDIFKMVQNEVSTIYTTTLKEQESIKMLINHMYTANSAINEVAMDLEKAIKDFKGIARMSQSISSLAERIKIIALNASIEAAKQNIPTFEVIASEISRLSQSANALAKSVLDAIETGLSSFDQTSRKLENTLGIVEAGAEVAKRSSESLSRIEMTNQQIKTRIENVMDTVSSQQEKIFTINSVLKNQTQTVSQYFKMLISIRDIFQNQKKAVDKLIDQFSDVHEGIVKLASISMGSENN from the coding sequence ATGAAATTCTTCAAGTTAACTTTTAAAAAACTATCAGGGTCATTAAAGACACGAATAATGTCCTGGTTTGTTATAATCTCACTCATACCCATTGCAATTTTTCTTATATTTTCCCTCTCTCTTATTCAGAAAGATGCAGAAAAAGAAATAAAAACAAGGCTTGAAAGCGCTAAAAATGTTGCATTGCAGGAGATAGAAAGGCTTTGCAAGCTCTCACTTGACTATAGCATACTAATCTCATCCAATCCGGAGCTCAGGGAAGCTGTTGCCAAAAAAGACCACCTCAAGGTTATTCAGATAATATCACCGCTTGCAAGCGAGCTTGGAATACACCGAATTGTTGTGACAGACGACAAGGGCATTTTAATAGGTCGAAGCGATGTTCTTTCAAAATTTGGAGATAACCTGAAAGACGATTACTTGGTCAGATGCGGGCTTGCACGGCTAAAATACACCTCTGTGCAAAGCGAAGACGGCACGGTGTATGTAAAATCTGTGTCAGACATAGTAACTAAAATGTCTGCAAACAACATGAGGGTGATAGGCACAATTATTGTTGGCTACAAGCTTGACAAAAAGTTTGTCGAAAACCTCACGCAGCTTACCAAAATGGACATTGCAGTATTTTCGTCAGATTTGAGCAGAAGAATCTCTTCTTCAAACAGCGAAAAGTTGATAGATAGTCACAACTTGCAAGAGATACTTTCTGGCCAGTACGAATACATTGCAGCAAGCACACCAAAAGGTGACTACCATTATATCCTTCTTCCCATCAGAAGAAGTGAAAGGATGGATGTAGCAGGAGTTTTAGCACTAGTTAGCAAAAATGGAATGGTTTCTAACTTTATAAGAGCATCCATGAGATTTTCTATTCTACTTTTCATTGCAACACTCATACTTGTTGTAATTGTGAGCCTATTTGTATCAAACAGGATAACAAAGCCTATTATTAAACTTGCAGAAAGTGCAAAGAAGGTTGCATCAGGAAGCTTTGACATCCAGATAAAGGTAGAAGGTAGCGAAAATGACGAGATTTCACTCTTGACTCAGGAATTTTCGCGCATGGTCAAAAACGTTCGTACCTATGCAACCAACATTGAACAGACCCTTAGCACAACTCAGCAGTACGTCGACAGACTCAACAAAATAGCCTCCGATTCTGCAAAGACAAGTAGAATAACAAGCGAGCAGATAAAAGAGATTATAGCTTTAGCAGAAAATCAAAAAACTGCGTTTGAGCAGACAACGCAAATGGTTTCAGAGCTTGAAAGCCAGATTCAAAAGATGTTTGACATCTTCAAGATGGTACAAAATGAGGTTTCAACAATCTACACCACAACATTAAAAGAACAAGAGTCTATAAAGATGCTGATAAATCACATGTACACTGCAAATTCAGCTATCAACGAGGTAGCAATGGATTTGGAAAAAGCAATAAAGGATTTTAAGGGTATTGCAAGAATGTCACAGAGCATCTCCAGCCTTGCAGAGAGGATAAAGATAATTGCTCTCAACGCATCAATTGAAGCAGCAAAGCAGAATATTCCAACTTTTGAGGTAATAGCATCAGAGATTTCAAGGCTATCGCAGTCGGCAAACGCTCTTGCAAAGTCGGTTCTTGATGCCATTGAGACAGGGCTTTCATCTTTTGACCAGACAAGCCGAAAACTTGAAAATACCCTTGGCATTGTAGAGGCAGGTGCTGAGGTTGCAAAACGCTCATCAGAATCGCTGTCAAGAATAGAGATGACAAACCAGCAGATAAAGACAAGAATTGAAAATGTTATGGATACAGTATCCAGCCAGCAGGAAAAGATTTTTACTATAAATAGCGTGCTGAAAAACCAGACACAGACAGTTTCGCAGTACTTTAAAATGCTTATATCAATAAGAGACATCTTTCAAAATCAGAAAAAGGCTGTTGACAAGCTGATTGACCAGTTTTCGGATGTCCATGAAGGCATTGTAAAGCTTGCTTCAATTTCTATGGGCTCAGAAAATAATTAG
- a CDS encoding CAP domain-containing protein codes for MFAKRCYLLRCCALLLILIFIVNISMHLAGNNAVIAAGQQKRNVYMFCSKSYFDKIYSDAEIQTFKSPFDFPFYVSKNLSDFFIAGFENDRLVFYYTNSKMFAGFSNIKIGSTVENVKKSKLSFIDKFVIFKGISTYSYTDNNLGENFDVAVIKNSYYLFIFYDRIAKPNVVCGIFMVKKSLWDEFLLNEHPISSKKDTMQSLLLSFEKIHLLHLNSIRAYLQKPYFVFSDNISKVARAHSQNMAKYNFFSHTDSFGKTPQDRFKAAGILYLKLGENIAMGTKLLPFFANHLLLNSKGHRQNIEESFSVVGAGCAVDPNYENVYYTQNFAVLRN; via the coding sequence ATGTTTGCAAAGAGATGTTATCTATTGAGATGTTGCGCACTATTGTTAATATTAATATTTATTGTAAACATCAGTATGCATCTGGCAGGCAACAATGCTGTCATTGCCGCAGGCCAGCAAAAAAGAAATGTGTACATGTTTTGTTCAAAGTCATACTTTGACAAGATTTATTCAGATGCTGAAATACAAACATTTAAAAGCCCTTTTGATTTTCCATTTTATGTATCAAAAAATCTTTCAGATTTTTTCATTGCTGGATTTGAAAATGATAGGCTGGTTTTTTACTATACAAATTCAAAGATGTTTGCTGGGTTTAGCAACATAAAGATTGGCTCGACGGTTGAAAACGTTAAAAAATCGAAGCTTTCTTTTATCGATAAATTTGTCATATTTAAAGGGATTTCAACGTATTCCTATACTGACAACAATTTAGGGGAAAACTTCGACGTTGCAGTTATAAAAAATTCATACTATCTTTTCATATTTTATGATAGAATTGCCAAGCCAAACGTGGTTTGTGGCATTTTCATGGTGAAAAAGAGTCTGTGGGATGAGTTTTTGTTAAATGAACACCCCATTTCTTCAAAAAAGGATACTATGCAAAGTCTTCTTTTGTCTTTTGAAAAGATACACCTGCTACACTTAAATTCAATAAGAGCTTACCTGCAAAAGCCATACTTTGTTTTTTCAGACAATATATCAAAAGTTGCCAGAGCTCATTCCCAGAACATGGCGAAATACAACTTCTTTTCTCACACAGATAGTTTCGGCAAAACTCCTCAAGATAGGTTCAAAGCTGCAGGGATTTTATATCTTAAGCTTGGCGAGAACATTGCAATGGGAACAAAACTGCTTCCATTTTTTGCAAACCATCTTCTTTTGAACTCAAAAGGGCATCGCCAAAATATTGAAGAAAGTTTTAGTGTGGTTGGAGCTGGATGTGCTGTTGACCCGAACTATGAGAATGTTTACTACACTCAAAACTTTGCTGTTTTGAGAAATTGA